Genomic DNA from Rana temporaria chromosome 1, aRanTem1.1, whole genome shotgun sequence:
cggaagcatgttTTACGgcaccacgttggacacgatcggatttttaacctatggtgtgtgggcaagactgatgaaagttagcttccaaaaaaagttgttttttttcaaaattgtcgctctatttttgtttatagagcaaaaaattaaaaccgcagaggtgatcaaataccaccaaaagaaatctctatttgtggaggaaaaaaggacgtcaattttgtttgggagtcacctcgcacgaccgcgcaattgttagttaaaacgacgcagtgccgaatcgcaaaaaaggggcctggtcctttacctgcatattggtccgggtcttaagtggttaaaggggacgtcCATATGCCTAGCTGAGCCATTGTGTCagcgtatatcgtcgtgcgctggtcggcatgtggttaaagcggtggttcacccttattaacatctttttagcataaaatgaggcatagtagcgcgagctacagtatgcctgtctttatttttttagtcccgtactcacagtgtaatcgtagagacaagattccgactccccgcggggaatgggcgttcctatggagcgggaaggtgattgacggccggctctggcacgtcacgctccccgaagacagccggaacagggcttggctcttcacggcgctatatggcgcctgcgcacagactatgtgcaggcgccgtgaagcgccaagtcctatttcgggtatttccggagaagcgtgacgtgccatagccggccgtcaatcatgctccctctccataggaacgcccattccccgaggggggtcggaatcttgtctctacgattacactgtgagtacgggactaaaaaataaaagacaggcatactgtagctcgcgctactatgcctcattttatgctagaagaaaaaataaaaatttattaatagggtgaacccccgctttaagtagttaaATCGCTCATATATTCTTACCTCAAAATTTTGATGCTGCGTAGAGCCGGTAAAAGTTTTCTTACACCTTCAGCTGGAATTCTGCATTTTCTCAGAGacaatttttctattttctcaCAGGATTCCAGGATAAAAGACAACACCGAGCAGTCTATAGGACTGAGAGGAACATTGTACAACTCAAACGTTTTTCTGGACCCAATGCATTGTAAGACCAGAGGCTTGTTCCTGCTCTCTTTGAGACAGTAGCACATGTTTAGAAGGGCCCTCTTTCCTTCTTGGGGTTTGGCAATTTTCCCCCGAATCCAAGTGATGACATCTCTAGCGGCCTGGGTAGACAATTCTCCCACATGGGACTTTAACATGGATCGAGTAGAAGAGTCGGAGAGACCACAGAGGAACTGGAGAAATATTTCGGCACGGCCGTCTTTGGAAGATTCTGCCTTATTAAGAGATTTCTGTAACTTGTCGGGAAAATAATCAATAAAATGAACTAACGCAGCAAAAAACTCCTGAAGAGTGAGATGTAAGAAGGTATAATCCACCAAGGGAGGCCGACCAGATTCTAGGACGAAACATGAAGAGAGGCAATTTTCATTTCTCACATGGAATGAGTCCAGGTGACGCTTATCAAATACTATCGTGTGGTTCATGACTCCATGTTCTGCCATCCAACCAATAGAGGTCAGCAGTTCCTGGGCAGTCTGACCACTAGTGTGACCACCATCTTTATTCTGATGGTGATTGGCCAGAatgttggcaacaaaagtcacaAAGAGTTGTGTCACTGTTTTGGGCAATGATGCCATCAGCTGGTCAGTGATTGTTGGTTGGGATTTAAAGCACATTGATAACACCTTACAGATGATCCAGCAGTATGAAGGGATATAACAGAAAGTGTACAGAGTGTCATTCTCTTGCACATACTGAAAAGCTTTTTCGGCCAGTTCCTCATTTCCAAAGAAGTTTTTAAAGTAGATCAGTCTGTCTCCATGCAGAAATCCCATGATCTCCGTTATTCTCTGGAAAACCCCGGTATCAATGGATGCCAGCCTGGTTGGGCGGCTGGTTATCAGTACAGAGCAACCCTTCAGTAGACTCTGCCTCACCAAGCTGGCCACAATCTCACCAAAACATTCTTTCACTTTATGGTTGGACAGTTTACTTGATCTGAAATCTATTTGGTGAACACTTTCATCTAAGCCATCAAATATAAACAGAAGTCTCTCAGGGTCTTCTAAAATATTTCCAATCTGACGCTCCAGATATGGATATTGATGAATAATCATGTCCTCCAAGCTGACCTTTCCCAGCCTATTAAGGTCCCGAAATCTAAAGAAGAAGACAAAATCGAATCTCTGATAGTGGTTTTTGTACACCCAGTCATAGACAAACTTCTGCACCAGTGTGGTCTTCCCTATCCCTGGCACTCCGCTCACCATTACTGCATGCGGTACAACTTGTGACTGGTGGCTCCATCGGAACAGCTTGTTGGGGAAAATGTGTTCCAGTCTGGTTTTTGCCTCCTTCAAGCATTTCTCGTGTTTTATTCCTGTTTGTATTAGCTCATTCTGGGGACGTTGCCTGAACTCATCGGTGGAGACAACAATAAGACTAACATAACGCTCATTAATGTAGAATTCTTGTGGCTCCAAGGTTGTTCCTGGTGGACTATGTTCCACTAAAGTCTGAGTTTtctggagcaggtgttgtttgTGCTCCCTCCGAATAGCTGGAAGACAATGAAAATTTATGTTTACAAACATCTTCAATAGGaatcgttaaaggggttgtaagggttttttttttttgaataacaaaacatattatacttacctccactgtgcagtttgttttgcacagagtggccctgatcctcgtcttctggggtcgaTCGGCGGCTGTCTTAGCTTCTCCCTGCaagagctaccgtatttatcggcgaatACCGCgcagtttttttcccttaaaatcagggcaaaatcgtgggtgcgcgatatacgctgatacccgcttcccgctccGTGTTTTAaccactgcaccgacatataccgagcgcagtacactcgggtattgtcgggcaggctcgcggtcacgtcctgtgcgtcctgtacgtcctttacgtgagaggagacgagcctgcccgactatacctgagtgtactgcgctcggtatgtgtcggcggagtggttcaaacacagcgcgggaagtggggattcgactcagagacagcgcgggaggacaccacgatggccgcagaaggacgccggaccggacaaggccgccgatggatgcccttgcaagacaccaaagtataaaacattttttttccaggaatttcagggctacattaggggtgTGTGCTATACGCCGGATCGCATCATAGGGAGATAAATCCGGTAACTCCCTTCATGGGAAGCCCTCTTCCAAGGGTGTTATCTTGCGGCCGCACTCCCgtaatacagccggcggccatagccactgactatcacttggccccgccccctggcgcacCGAgtgattggatgtgattgacagcagcgtgatccatccactctagccaatcaacggccagactacgtggagaagaggacgccggacacACGCatagcaggtgaacgggctcaggtaagtaaaaacggggggctgggggggccgtcaatgccaggtgttttttcagcttaaggcataggatgcattaagctgaaaaaacacaaacctttacaacccctttaagcactaaagaaaacaaaatgttctactttctgttataaaacatatccaattaaaagatcgaaaaatctaatttctttacAAATTTTGTCCAAACACTGCTACATGTTGTCAGGGAAATTAGGCTCTACGCTGAGCGCACAccatatctcctgtgctaataagcacacatttcatctaatgatataatgcatctttTACCTATTACTCTATTTCCCATATAtccaagtaaacagacatcaccaCAGCTACAGTTCACGTTCTCAGCTCCATCGTACGACTGCCCCTAGCGAGCAGTGTGCTTGGCTTTTTCTTCAGAGACCACAAAAGAaatcacaaacaggaagtgatgactccagcagccaatcgcttcctccatgggaagtgacatcacaggaaatgaccttcacacaggaaatgacctaacaggaaatccttccaacaggatgagttaatacaaacaaccaatgaataatggctaAAGGAGTCCTATGGGCGTGTCTGAGCAGAGACAGGGTGTATGCCTTACATGGAAGCCATGTTGTTCAACTAAACAAAGGAAGCCACATGGCTAAACAAACATGAACTCAATTCAAAGACTCCCTTATTTACCGCTTGTTATGAATACTATTTCTGCATTGTTCCAGAGAACAAagcatacccggattatactaccgttcctggGGATGGTAACCTTggcacccctggacacacagactgacccaggaggcagttctgaactggcaacagcacaaactaaaaatcagtgaatgggagcaactAAGATCTAATATCCAGGTGTGGTCATAGGGACCAAAATCTCaatcttttctatttttctatttggAAAATATAAAATTGTTTTGGAAATGTGCAGGGTGTTTCTATTTAACATCTTACAATGTGCATTGATGTCAGCAGCTGCCCATGGTTCATTTGATAGTTGACCTAGCcaatggtgtatttaggttttgtgctgccctaggcctgactaaatttgtgcaacccctaatttaaatataatccaccccttcctgtcaaggtcacaccccttcctgtttaagacctgccctgacattttccagtggggacaccagTTATAAAGGCCTGGGGGGgtcccttaatctgcagagatttcctctcacttcctgtttggctatggggcagaaaaTGAAGGTAAATGAaaggatggcaaaaaaataaaaaataacaggggCTTTAACcatcccttatgccccgtacacacaatcggaaatttcgccaacaaaagattgagagctggttctcaaattttcagacggaaaaaattcctatcggaaaatctgatcgtctgtagcaataaccatattggctgctgggagagatgacgtagatctacgtgatctcgcccagcagagccgacctgccaccgtaaaactgcggcggatggtcggcaagcagttaaaaaggaGACCAAACATGCAAGTTAAAGAAAGGAAGGGATAGGAgagacaaaaaacaatatatgcctaaaaataaaatggaaaccacCAGCCTGGAAAGATGTGAGCTGATCCTTTTGCGACTCCACTGCATTCATCATGGATGCGATAGCAGACTGCGTTCCTGTTAGGAAACTCTGCGAAAAAagaccccaacagatccacagaggggttCCCAGTCTTATCAGCGCTGTGAGCGGCCCAAGAACAGGTACTGCGCACAggaaaggctaaacccggcggacgctgccgactgcagaggtatggacacactcagtgttgtaagtaatgacgtttaaataaacgccgttacctaacgcagccccttttaagggtaacgagtaatctacctgattactcttcccctctcggcaacgccgttcccattacttgggcggcgttaccgcaattacatctaccgccactagatggcagcagagtaATTGCTGAGTTAGCTGCCGCTGGTCACGAGCGCATGTCAGTGAGGGCGCCGAGAGTGGATTGTTACAGTGCAGCGGTGATCCCGTTGAGCTATTGTTAGCTCCGGTCGGATCGTCCATCTCCTCTTGCTGGATTTTCGCTCCCCCTGGTCCAGGTAAGGCTTACACAGCACCAACGTGTTTTTCATCTTGGGcagcacgccccccccccttcccgggGGGGGGCATTAACGGGGCATTAGTTGTTGAGTATACAGGCAGCAGTAAACATGTTCTAACTCTTCCTTACCCAGttctttttttgctgtctgcGTCCTCCTTGTAGAAGtattcctcacttcctgctccAGTGATATCATAGGAAATGTGGGTAAATCTCCCAAAGGGTAAGGAACTCAACTATTGTCTGTTTTCTCCAAATCTAAATCATATTTTGACTGGAGCTGTACTTTATTAGATACACAGACTATTAAATATTACCAGTGTAGTGCCATTTGTTATAGCATTTGTTCCCCTTTTTGCTGTCAGATACAAACAGAAGACATTACTTGCTGGAAAAGAACACAACGTGCGGCATTGTTGCAGATCATTTTTCATGCTTGTGAGGTGAAGCTtggagttaaaataaaaaatgactgagggaaaaaatccagtcaaacccccccccccccccccatttggttGTCTGGTAGGTGTCTGCAGATGTTGCAGTCTCCAGTCCCAACATTGCTGGACTGTCCTTATGTTCAAGGAAACCTTAAAGGGATATTGTTGAGTTCTTATTTTAAGTAATTTCTTAAAGTGTTTCATGGCAataaattgacttttttttacacacgTTTGCCTGGACATACATGTCTTTTGTTTCAGTGCTTCAATAAGGTTTTTTCATCTGTTTACTAGTTTTATCACATCACTCCTGATGTGTTCACCTTACAGCTGCTGATCATTGTCGGGTAGAACTTTCTACACTCTTGTAGCCCACCACCGACTTGCCTCAAAACTTTTAAAATCCTGTCATTggcacccagggccgccatcaggggggtacaggcagtacacctgtaaggggtctggaggtccccaggggcccggaggcctacagggccccagatggcaactcccccttttttttttttttttattaaaaaaaaaaaaattctaatatgtttttattttatttttttattaaagggccaattttttttaggggtacggggggcccggagatccccagggccccggatgacaaccccccttttttataattttttttatttttttattaaatatatatatatatatatatatatatatatatatatataattttttattttttaaagggcccagaggtccccagggccccggatggcaaccctccttttatatatatatatatatatatatatacagtgatacctcggttcacgaacgcttctgttcacgaacaactcggttcacgaacagaaaagttcataaaaatatgctccggttcacgaactctgcctcggttcacgaacaggagccgcggccattttaatgctatttccaggctgtcacatggtcgtgacttcctgtaggaagaccgtggagagaagaagacgcacagaaagaagtactgtgagtactctgcaaacattttaagtgatttttggatttttggtgtgctttttagcacatacagtactgtactgtactacagtactgtccttgctgtattgtacagttcactggacacccaatatggctcccaagaagcatagtggaaagaagaaagtgcggagcagcaatgaaggtgacaagaacagcaatgcaggtgacaatgtgcaaagtggaaatgcaagtgacaagaatgtgcagcgcaagcatggtggcaaaaagaaagtgcagagcagtagtaaaggtgacagcaaggttgtgaagaaaatatacattactatactgtactaatgtgtattgtaatttgtttcatatttttgtgcttcaaaaacccccaaaaaaaggtcagcacggattaactggatttacattgaaccctatgggaaaatgtgcctcggttcgcgaccaattcggttcgctaccagagtcagttcacgaattaagtttgtgaaccgaggtatcactgtatatatatatatatatatatatatattaaagggctcagaggtccccagggccccatgtggcaaacccccttttttttattttttataaatgtttatttttttatttttgtttatatatatttattttttatttttttattaaagggcccagaggtccccagagccctggatggcaacccccccccttttttttttttataaatgtttattttttttatatatttttttatttttattaaagggcccagaggtttcttttttttattattattaaagggcccaaaggtcccggatggcgaccccccttttttgtaatttctttgtaataataataataataatttgtatatatatatatatatatatatttatttatttatttatttatttaaagggccggatggctaccccccttttcttatatatatttttctttatttcttctttttttgtaaagggcccccccgcttctcaagtcACGGCAgcccacccccgcttctcaatttcaggcggcagcgctccccccccccccccccggttctctgctccagggggcccatgcctgaagcagtGTAAGGGGCCCactaattcctgatggctgccctgttggCACCAAACTATTTCTCCTGCCTGTCAAGCCTCCCCAGTAGTGGTGACACTCCTGTCCTAGCCCAGACTCATCCCAGACTCCATTGTCTCATCCACCACTGATAACTtgcttgaatattttttttccattaaaaaaaagttgcagttactttgctgagta
This window encodes:
- the LOC120924669 gene encoding NACHT, LRR and PYD domains-containing protein 3-like; this encodes MKRHQKRDVHHEDIKRLCQQMHEYPDSSVRMIFDYYKDDLMNILGNIDTHAVLSQLSEKNVLNAENYLSFANQCEGDVLPAKLYQDILNVGREAVIGFWEFLCALQKAHPNPNLLAVLDEINHTGEHLVDQILLDEHGHSLGPDLEAIRREHKQHLLQKTQTLVEHSPPGTTLEPQEFYINERYVSLIVVSTDEFRQRPQNELIQTGIKHEKCLKEAKTRLEHIFPNKLFRWSHQSQVVPHAVMVSGVPGIGKTTLVQKFVYDWVYKNHYQRFDFVFFFRFRDLNRLGKVSLEDMIIHQYPYLERQIGNILEDPERLLFIFDGLDESVHQIDFRSSKLSNHKVKECFGEIVASLVRQSLLKGCSVLITSRPTRLASIDTGVFQRITEIMGFLHGDRLIYFKNFFGNEELAEKAFQYVQENDTLYTFCYIPSYCWIICKVLSMCFKSQPTITDQLMASLPKTVTQLFVTFVANILANHHQNKDGGHTSGQTAQELLTSIGWMAEHGVMNHTIVFDKRHLDSFHVRNENCLSSCFVLESGRPPLVDYTFLHLTLQEFFAALVHFIDYFPDKLQKSLNKAESSKDGRAEIFLQFLCGLSDSSTRSMLKSHVGELSTQAARDVITWIRGKIAKPQEGKRALLNMCYCLKESRNKPLVLQCIGSRKTFELYNVPLSPIDCSVLSFILESCEKIEKLSLRKCRIPAEGVRKLLPALRSIKILSLVNDDLADSSCTHLASAIRNNQVLEKLILSHNKLEGPHFKELMEALPTSQIDELNLTHNNLHHSCTDLASGIRNNQTVKRLDLSYNKLEGPDFSELMVALPTSRITDLRLTHNNFHHSCTDLACAIRNNQTLKILDLSHNKLEAPDFRELMAALPTSQIEDLRLTHNNLHRSCTDLASGIRNNQTLKKLDLSHNKLEAPDFRELMAALPTSQIEDLRLSFNNLHRSCTDLASGIRNNQTLKKLDLSHNKLEAPDFRVLMAALPTSQIKELDLSHNKLTEASCSDLASGIRNNQTLRKLSLAHNNLEGPHFRNLMTALRTSQILTLDITTKDISEEAIIELRNIRPGLTINTSR